A region from the Terriglobia bacterium genome encodes:
- the fabZ gene encoding 3-hydroxyacyl-ACP dehydratase FabZ has product MSLDINQIMNIIPHRYPFLLVDRIEELVPGERVVGLKNVTINEPFFAGHFPQAPVMPGVLILEAIAQVGAVLVLKDLPDRTQKLVYFVAIESAKFRRPVLPGDQLRIEVTVESMRSKFGKMRGEASVDGKLAAEAQVTYAVVDREKAQD; this is encoded by the coding sequence ATGAGCCTGGACATCAACCAAATCATGAACATCATTCCTCATCGATATCCGTTCCTGCTGGTTGACCGGATCGAAGAGCTCGTCCCGGGGGAGCGCGTGGTCGGCCTGAAGAACGTGACCATCAATGAACCGTTCTTTGCGGGCCATTTTCCGCAGGCCCCCGTCATGCCGGGGGTCCTGATTCTGGAGGCCATCGCCCAGGTAGGTGCGGTTCTGGTGCTGAAGGACCTGCCCGACCGAACCCAGAAGCTGGTTTACTTCGTTGCCATCGAGTCGGCAAAATTTCGCCGTCCCGTCCTGCCGGGCGACCAGTTGCGCATCGAGGTGACGGTGGAATCCATGCGCTCCAAATTCGGAAAGATGCGGGGCGAGGCCTCCGTGGATGGCAAGCTGGCCGCCGAGGCGCAGGTTACCTACGCCGTCGTCG
- a CDS encoding OmpH family outer membrane protein translates to MTRKNLIRITLMVVACGLSPHLARAQAPTKIAIIDIQQAIANSEEGKKESSVLNAKATAKRAELEKMQKDIESMQKQLQDQATTLNDDAKAQLARQIDQKGKDLQRQQQDAQDEFQGLSQEIVSRIGRKMLKVIEVYASEQGYTAVLDVSSPQSGVLWYAPTSNITTEIIRRYDAASAKPATPAAKPTPTPPPPKN, encoded by the coding sequence TTGACAAGAAAAAACCTAATCCGGATTACCCTGATGGTTGTCGCTTGTGGCCTGAGTCCCCACCTGGCACGGGCGCAAGCTCCCACAAAGATCGCCATCATTGATATCCAACAAGCCATCGCGAACAGTGAAGAGGGGAAGAAAGAGTCCTCTGTCCTCAACGCAAAGGCCACCGCCAAGAGGGCCGAGCTTGAGAAGATGCAGAAGGACATTGAGTCCATGCAGAAACAGCTCCAGGATCAGGCCACCACCCTGAACGACGACGCCAAAGCGCAATTGGCGCGGCAGATTGACCAGAAGGGCAAGGACCTGCAGCGCCAGCAACAGGACGCACAGGACGAATTTCAGGGCCTATCCCAGGAAATTGTCAGCCGAATCGGGCGCAAGATGCTGAAGGTCATCGAAGTGTACGCGAGTGAGCAGGGCTACACGGCCGTACTCGATGTCTCTTCTCCTCAAAGCGGAGTACTCTGGTACGCACCCACATCGAACATTACGACCGAGATCATTCGTCGTTACGATGCGGCGAGTGCCAAGCCGGCGACCCCCGCGGCCAAGCCCACACCGACTCCACCTCCGCCTAAGAACTAG
- the bamA gene encoding outer membrane protein assembly factor BamA codes for MFISFRGQRTKFALSLVVAMLSALTWFASVPVVAQSAPPSSQEPPKPAAGDQKKNPSQEKPDSQQPEKKPEEKKKEGAPAPFEPIPTAKPEQPPKPAPAPAAGPTAPETGRPAVNPVIEDIIITGNRRVPKETLRARILTRKGDPFDADALRRDYMALWNTNLLDDIKLTTEGGTKGIIATFTVKERPLVRKIEYEGNKSITRSEILDRFKERKVGLSQESQYDPTKIKRAEQVLKDYLAERGRQFAKVTHEVKEVPPSSVELTFIIEEGPKVKVGKIEFDGNTVFSDGTLVRAMKNERPKGIPPFFYLFHATYDKNKMAEDLERVRSLYQDKGYAKMIAQEPKTELEDTGAPLLRIPFISSSKGGKRVNVLIPVEEGAQYHMGQLTITGNKLFSEEQLRTVIGLNTGDIFSVGKIRKSFENIRKAYGERGYINETPVPDQTFDDDKKTVDFAIRFEEGKQFFVHRIEFSGNTTTRDKVIRREMLLDEGDVYNTRLWDLSLLRINQLGFFEPVKAEKDADVKLNERDGQVDLTLKLKERGKQSISFNGGASGVAGTFIGLTYQTNNFLGLGETLTVQLEGGTRQKNFLFGFTEPYFRDRPLTTGFTIFTRSFRFDQARETALALGLSSTDLLGDPNNLQQYTQDSSGFTLFGSYPLRPFTRVGLTFALENSSLTNLNAAAQQFFNLLTFNSLGGPSALSNIRSHKVTPSYSFSTVDHPFTPHSGKSLFVAMDFEGSILGGNVSSYRPVIDFKYFHPVNKGRHVVGIHFLGSFVSGFGSTTIPDPSHPGQSITTPLVAAPYERFYTGGEDSIRGFDIRAVSPIALFPQQVSFAEPLLDAAGNPIFTPDGRQQFNFQSFQTRRLIQPGGDTQLVVNAEYRIPLFGPVTLAAFADAGSSFVLKHSQLTLSTPDVLGDTSVPLLKGTNLTLRSSVGLELQVVLPVVNAPFRLYYAFNPSRLSTTFTPPGFIPTDPFTRSRVSDISVLFNDPNYFKTQVLASPFLSPISIKEPSRTIRFSIGRTF; via the coding sequence TTGTTCATTTCATTTCGAGGGCAAAGGACGAAGTTCGCCCTGAGCCTTGTGGTAGCGATGCTGTCCGCGCTGACGTGGTTTGCTTCCGTTCCCGTGGTCGCTCAATCGGCCCCGCCCTCAAGCCAGGAGCCACCTAAACCCGCGGCCGGCGACCAGAAAAAGAACCCCTCCCAGGAGAAGCCCGACTCTCAGCAACCCGAGAAAAAGCCGGAGGAAAAAAAGAAGGAGGGTGCGCCCGCTCCCTTTGAACCCATCCCGACCGCCAAGCCCGAGCAGCCCCCAAAGCCCGCACCCGCGCCCGCCGCTGGGCCCACCGCGCCGGAAACCGGCCGGCCTGCGGTCAACCCGGTCATCGAGGATATCATCATCACAGGGAACCGCCGCGTCCCCAAAGAAACACTGCGCGCGCGAATCCTGACGCGCAAGGGGGACCCCTTTGATGCGGATGCCCTCCGCCGCGATTATATGGCGTTGTGGAATACCAACCTGCTGGACGACATCAAGCTGACCACTGAAGGCGGGACCAAGGGAATCATTGCGACCTTTACGGTCAAGGAAAGGCCGTTGGTTCGAAAGATCGAATATGAGGGCAACAAATCGATCACCCGGTCTGAAATCCTCGATCGATTCAAGGAACGCAAGGTCGGACTCTCCCAGGAGTCCCAGTATGATCCAACGAAAATCAAGCGCGCGGAACAGGTCCTCAAGGACTACCTCGCGGAGCGCGGACGCCAGTTTGCGAAGGTGACCCACGAAGTCAAGGAGGTCCCCCCGTCTTCGGTGGAACTCACTTTTATCATCGAAGAGGGCCCCAAGGTCAAAGTGGGAAAGATTGAGTTCGACGGAAACACGGTTTTCTCAGACGGCACCCTGGTGCGTGCCATGAAAAACGAACGCCCCAAGGGGATTCCCCCGTTCTTCTATCTGTTTCACGCCACCTACGATAAAAATAAGATGGCGGAGGACCTGGAGCGGGTCCGCAGCCTTTACCAGGACAAGGGCTACGCCAAGATGATTGCCCAGGAGCCCAAGACCGAGCTGGAAGACACCGGCGCCCCATTGCTCCGAATTCCGTTCATCAGCTCATCGAAGGGCGGAAAACGGGTCAACGTCCTGATTCCCGTCGAAGAGGGGGCCCAATATCACATGGGCCAGCTCACCATCACGGGCAACAAGCTGTTCAGCGAGGAACAGCTCCGGACCGTCATTGGACTGAACACGGGCGACATCTTCAGTGTGGGAAAGATCCGCAAGTCCTTTGAAAATATTCGCAAGGCGTACGGGGAGCGGGGTTACATCAACGAGACGCCGGTCCCCGATCAGACTTTCGACGACGATAAGAAGACCGTCGATTTCGCCATCCGGTTTGAGGAAGGGAAGCAGTTTTTTGTCCACCGGATCGAGTTTTCCGGAAACACAACTACGCGGGACAAGGTGATCCGGCGCGAGATGCTGCTGGACGAGGGGGACGTTTACAACACCCGCCTCTGGGATCTGAGTCTGCTCCGGATCAACCAGCTGGGATTCTTTGAGCCGGTGAAGGCGGAGAAGGATGCGGATGTCAAGCTGAACGAGCGCGACGGGCAGGTGGATCTGACCCTGAAATTGAAGGAACGGGGAAAGCAATCGATCAGCTTCAATGGCGGGGCGAGCGGCGTTGCCGGCACGTTTATCGGGCTGACTTATCAGACCAACAACTTCCTCGGACTGGGTGAAACGCTCACGGTCCAGTTGGAAGGAGGAACGCGGCAGAAGAATTTTTTGTTCGGATTCACGGAACCTTACTTCCGGGATCGGCCGTTGACAACAGGATTCACGATCTTCACCCGCAGCTTCCGCTTTGACCAGGCCCGCGAGACGGCGCTGGCCCTGGGACTCTCCTCCACGGATTTGCTGGGGGATCCCAATAACCTGCAGCAATATACTCAGGATTCCTCGGGATTTACCCTGTTTGGGAGTTACCCTCTCCGGCCGTTCACCCGAGTGGGGCTGACCTTCGCGTTGGAGAACTCGTCGCTGACAAACTTGAACGCGGCAGCCCAGCAATTTTTCAACTTGCTGACGTTCAACAGCCTGGGGGGGCCCAGCGCATTGTCCAACATTCGCTCCCACAAGGTCACTCCCTCCTACTCCTTCTCCACCGTGGACCACCCTTTCACACCGCATTCGGGCAAGAGCCTTTTTGTGGCGATGGATTTTGAGGGCTCTATCCTGGGAGGCAACGTCAGTTCGTATCGGCCGGTCATCGATTTCAAATACTTTCACCCCGTGAACAAAGGCCGGCATGTCGTGGGAATCCACTTCCTGGGATCCTTTGTGTCGGGGTTTGGTTCAACGACCATCCCCGATCCTTCCCATCCGGGACAGTCGATTACGACCCCGCTCGTGGCTGCTCCGTATGAGAGGTTTTATACCGGGGGAGAGGATTCCATCCGTGGATTCGACATCCGGGCGGTTTCTCCCATTGCCCTTTTCCCGCAACAGGTATCGTTCGCAGAGCCGTTGCTGGATGCGGCGGGAAATCCCATATTCACCCCGGACGGCCGGCAACAATTCAATTTTCAGTCCTTCCAGACGAGGCGGCTGATCCAACCCGGCGGCGACACGCAGCTCGTGGTCAATGCCGAATATCGAATCCCTCTCTTTGGCCCGGTCACGCTGGCAGCCTTCGCAGATGCCGGCTCGTCCTTCGTCCTCAAACATTCACAATTGACCCTCTCGACCCCCGACGTGTTGGGAGACACCAGTGTGCCCCTGCTCAAAGGAACCAACCTGACGCTGCGCTCCTCGGTGGGCCTGGAGCTGCAAGTGGTGCTTCCGGTGGTGAACGCGCCGTTCCGCCTCTATTATGCGTTCAACCCTTCGCGCTTGAGCACCACCTTCACGCCGCCCGGATTCATTCCAACGGATCCATTTACGCGCAGTCGGGTGAGTGACATCTCCGTACTCTTCAATGATCCCAATTACTTTAAGACCCAAGTCCTGGCTTCGCCGTTCTTGTCACCCATTTCAATCAAGGAACCATCACGCACCATCCGATTCTCAATTGGTCGGACCTTCTGA